One Streptosporangium sp. NBC_01495 DNA window includes the following coding sequences:
- a CDS encoding nuclear transport factor 2 family protein: protein MELDRAQAFADEWAADWNSGDIDRIMKHYADDVVFRSPLAARLLDGSDGTVRGKEALRAYWAQGLRHNPDLHFHILGVYAGIDSVVINYRNQAGQMSNEVLIFDGDLIVSGWGTHGPKPS from the coding sequence ATGGAACTTGATCGCGCGCAGGCGTTCGCCGATGAGTGGGCAGCCGACTGGAACTCCGGAGACATCGATCGCATCATGAAGCACTACGCCGACGACGTGGTGTTTCGCTCTCCGCTCGCAGCTCGGCTGCTTGACGGTTCGGACGGGACGGTGCGCGGCAAGGAAGCGCTGCGGGCGTACTGGGCCCAGGGCCTACGGCATAACCCGGATCTACATTTCCACATCCTTGGGGTCTACGCCGGTATCGACTCCGTCGTCATCAACTATCGGAACCAGGCGGGACAGATGTCCAACGAAGTGTTGATCTTCGATGGTGACCTCATCGTCTCTGGATGGGGCACACACGGGCCGAAACCGAGCTGA
- a CDS encoding RICIN domain-containing protein — MRLKSKFAALAIAAVASFFVMPVSAASAAPVDPPTGAVWLTTQVTLLSDPNKRCMLGKGKTVMGPVTQYPCMKYDDQLWVFNKRGTEPVSGEDYYWISNVNSGMCVVVQGGANNAPAKHTRCANYADQHWYVDYTNGWDGMKFRNRNSNKCLVARGTTPGTQLVQSACADYNDQDWNGFIWP; from the coding sequence ATGCGCCTGAAATCCAAGTTCGCGGCCCTGGCAATTGCCGCGGTTGCCTCGTTTTTTGTCATGCCTGTGTCCGCGGCCAGCGCGGCACCGGTGGACCCCCCAACTGGAGCGGTGTGGCTGACAACCCAGGTTACTCTTCTTAGCGACCCAAACAAGCGATGCATGCTCGGTAAGGGTAAAACTGTGATGGGTCCCGTCACCCAGTATCCATGCATGAAATACGATGACCAGCTGTGGGTCTTCAATAAAAGGGGAACCGAGCCGGTTAGCGGCGAAGATTACTACTGGATAAGCAACGTCAACAGCGGCATGTGTGTAGTCGTTCAAGGCGGGGCAAATAACGCGCCGGCGAAGCATACACGTTGCGCTAATTACGCGGACCAGCATTGGTATGTGGATTACACCAACGGCTGGGATGGGATGAAATTCCGAAACCGTAACAGCAATAAGTGTCTTGTCGCCCGAGGCACAACGCCTGGCACCCAGTTGGTGCAATCTGCGTGCGCTGATTACAACGACCAAGACTGGAACGGTTTTATTTGGCCCTAA
- a CDS encoding NAD-dependent formate dehydrogenase codes for MAKVLCVLYDDPENGYPTSYARDDLPHIAHYPGGQSLPTPQGTDFTPGHLLGSVSGELGLRAFLESRGHTLVVTSDKDGENSAFDRELPDADVVISQPFWPAYLTPERLARAANLKLAITAGIGSDHVDLDSAIEHDVTVAEVTFCNSISVAEHVAMMILSLVRNYLPSNQRVLDGGWNIADCVARSYDLEGMHVGTVAAGRIGLAVLRRLKPFDVHLHYTDRHRLPREVEEELGLVFHPTTADMVPACDVVTVNAPLHPETEGMFNDELIATMKRGAYLINTARAKICDRDAIVRALESGQLAGYAGDVWFPQPAGPDHPWRTMPHHGMTPHISGSSLSAQARYAAGTREILESWLDGTPIRPEYLIVQGGKLAGTGAHSYSVTKDRK; via the coding sequence ATGGCGAAGGTGCTGTGTGTCCTGTACGACGACCCGGAGAACGGCTACCCGACCTCCTACGCCCGCGACGACCTTCCGCACATCGCGCACTACCCCGGCGGACAGTCCCTGCCCACCCCACAGGGAACCGACTTCACCCCCGGACACCTGCTCGGCAGCGTCTCCGGAGAGCTGGGCCTGCGCGCCTTTTTGGAGAGCCGCGGCCACACCCTGGTCGTCACCTCCGACAAGGACGGGGAGAACTCCGCGTTCGACCGCGAGCTCCCCGACGCCGACGTGGTCATCTCCCAGCCGTTCTGGCCCGCGTACCTCACCCCCGAGCGGCTCGCCAGGGCGGCCAACCTGAAGCTGGCCATCACCGCGGGCATCGGCTCCGACCACGTCGACCTGGACTCGGCCATCGAGCACGACGTCACCGTGGCCGAGGTCACCTTCTGCAACAGCATCAGCGTCGCCGAGCACGTCGCGATGATGATCCTGTCCCTGGTCCGCAACTACCTGCCCTCCAACCAGCGGGTTCTCGACGGGGGCTGGAACATCGCCGACTGCGTGGCCCGCTCCTACGACCTGGAGGGCATGCACGTCGGGACCGTCGCCGCCGGACGCATCGGCCTGGCCGTGCTGCGCCGCCTCAAGCCCTTCGACGTGCACCTGCACTACACCGACCGCCACCGGCTGCCCCGGGAGGTCGAGGAGGAACTCGGTCTCGTCTTCCATCCCACCACCGCCGACATGGTCCCCGCCTGCGACGTGGTGACCGTCAACGCGCCCCTGCATCCCGAGACCGAGGGGATGTTCAACGACGAGCTGATCGCCACCATGAAGCGCGGCGCCTACCTGATCAACACCGCCCGCGCCAAGATCTGCGACCGCGACGCCATCGTGCGCGCCCTGGAGAGCGGGCAGCTCGCCGGGTACGCCGGTGACGTGTGGTTCCCCCAGCCCGCCGGCCCCGACCACCCCTGGCGGACCATGCCCCACCACGGCATGACCCCGCACATCTCCGGCTCCTCCCTCTCCGCCCAGGCCCGCTACGCCGCGGGAACCCGGGAGATCCTGGAGTCATGGCTGGACGGCACCCCCATCCGCCCGGAATACCTCATCGTCCAGGGCGGAAAGCTCGCCGGAACCGGCGCTCACTCCTATTCCGTGACCAAGGACCGCAAGTAG